Genomic DNA from Alosa alosa isolate M-15738 ecotype Scorff River chromosome 6, AALO_Geno_1.1, whole genome shotgun sequence:
TTAGGAGGAGTTTCTTTCCTTAAGCCATCTGAGCACACATAAAACTCTTTAAACATTACATGCATGCCATACTGCACTTAATGATGCACTTTTTATCCCCTTCTTTCTAAAtctatttattaaattattttaaaatatttctttctttattcttAATAGTTGGTGATCCCTCAGGACACTTCTGAGTGTGCACAGGAAAGTCGAGCAGCTGAATGCCATTTCACTGCATGTTTTACAAAAGTATCTCTATGTAGGTCTATGTGACAAATGAAAAACGATTGAATCCTTGAGAGTATTGTTTGTTGTTGGCACACAAGATTCCATCTGACATCAGAGCTGTATGTACTTGATGTCTGGAATATTCTacagatctacacacacacaccttcagacacaaacaccttATTGAATGTGGTGCAGTTCTTGAAGATGAGCCATAGCAGTGAGAAACTCTCCCACTTTGCTGTACTCTCCTCAAAGCTTCTTGATACTTGTCTATCCACATGGGTTTGCTGATGACAGTAGCATAGCATAGCCGTGGTGTCTAATCCAACTAAAAATAGTGGGGGCGTAGTTATGGCAGGAGTTGGTTGAGAGGTTAGTGACGACATGCCGAGGTAGGAAATGATTACGCTCTCAAGAATGCAGCTGGCATAAATTATTGTAAGTGACTCATAACTCATGAACATATCTGGGCAGATAGCAATACACATGATTATGACTAATACCAGCCTTGTCTCTCCCAGGTCTTTCTTGGGCTTGATTAGTGTTGTGTTTTTGGAGTGACTGTACCTGCCCAGTTAGTGACAACATGTAAGTTATAGCCTGCTCAGTTTGATTGATTTTGAATATTGTGCCAAAATGCCAAGGCCTGAAATCTAGCAAGGCAATGGTGGCACAGAAAAACTGTCTTTCATGGGAGGAGACCTTGAGCAGAACCAAACTCAGATGGGGTGGGCATCTTGATGTAGCCTGGATGTAACCAGTATGCACTAGGGTCAATTTGAATGAATAAGAGTGCCCAAAATGCATCTGTGTCTGAAAAAAATGCCATGCATTTTTGCCAACTTGCCATGCCTAATATAATTTTTTCAAAGTTGCTGTTGATGCAAGCACATTTTTTTGTGGGATGGATATGGGGTAATAATTGAAATCAATAGGCCTAGCCAACTAGTCTTCCTTCAACCTgatgtaaacaaaaaaaattgcTTAGCTTGATGCCGCTTTATTAAGACTGATGTGAGAATTAGTGCAAGAACTTCTTTGTTCAGTTCGATTTCAATGGTATATTTCATATAGGACATAAAACATGCATAGCCAACATCTAGAAGAATTTAATTTAATGGATGTTTATTCAAGACAATTAACTTAATGCAGTAGTAATTACACCGTATTACACCGTTACACAATAACACATCATTCAAAAAGCAGACAAACAACAACATAGGAAAGTGCAAAAGTGTCCAGAAGTAGGATTAATTTACTTCTTTCATCATAGCTGATAAGTGAATGAATATTCaataataaatagaaaaatGTATCCAAATTAATCGTGTTAAATGGGACCAAATATAGCCTATTCCTCCTGTCCATTTTCAAATCAACCTCCTCTGAGTCGGAGTGTGAGATGGATGGTGCTCCCTGACTGAATGTCATAGTCCTCCAGCTTTCGTCCATCTTCCAGCTGCTTGCCATTGTAAATCAGTCTCTGCTGGTCCACTGGAACCCTCTCCTTGTTGTAGACCTTGTGTTTGAAATCAGTTACTGTTTCACCAGACGCCACGTCAAAGGTTTTAGTCTGACCTTTCTCGTTCTTTAGGAACACCTGAATAGGCGTGGGATCCTGTATCAGAGCCATGATGTAGGAACCAGACTGCAAGCCGATGGCACCGAGTGTACTGGAATCATTGCTGAAGTTGGTCCCGTTTGCGTTGAGCTTCAGACGCGCAGGTGCATCGCCGCTCAGCAACTGGATCCGTCTTTTCAACTCTCCAACGGTATCACTTGGGCTCACCTCCAGGGGGTAAGTTTCGCCGTTCAGGAATTTGATTTGAAGCAGCATTCTGAGAAACAAGAGgcacaaaacacatttaaaatacCATTTACTGTCAGATGACAAGTGCTTTCGTTGACTCTTCGGCAATGTATGAAGTTCAATCAAAAAGATAAAACTGATTCAAGTAgcataatgtaggctatttatcaaAGCGACATCATCCACCGGCTCAAATTTATGTtaattcttcttctttttaaaaaaaagaaaaacgcaggctaggcctattttgcatgttttatttttgtctcGACCTTAAATCACTTTGGGTTAactcctgttgtttttaaatgtgtaaaaaaaaaacaattacgaCTACGAGGCTATTCAATAGCCTATCTGAAGCATTGCAAGAATAAAAAGTGACGTTTAATTCTTACCTTGCCATGTTAGACTACCTTCGTTGGTCCTGCTGCTTTGCTTGATAATTCTGCAAAACCTAGGGTACAGCGTCCTGGCCGCTGTTTTATAGCTTACTGACGACACACCCACTTGTTGATATCAACATTGTATTTCTCTTCACATAGCTTTCGGTTTCCATTCTCGAGTAACCCTAACCGTGTAGCcatttgcactattatattagTGGCGTTTACAGTGCAATTCGCATGCAACAAAGTTGCGCTATAAAAGGCAAAGAGCTAAAAAAGAACACCTCATGCGGTAAAAGGTAGCATTTAGGAAATGTTTAGCTACTGTTACAAGGGTGCTGAGTCACGTCCAGAAGGTTCGGATAGAAGGAATCGAAACCTATCAGTGTTGTTTAAATGGGGGAATTCCGACTGGTCAGCAGATTTTGCAGAATGGAAAGTTAGGCTATCCCTCAACAATATTTCATCATCATATAGTCGTGTATGGCTTACGTAAGGCAGATGGCATCTCGTCTTGGTTCTTTGCATAGTTgttttaaccctcctgttgtgtcgCGGTCAAATGTGACCAATTGAcaattcttttctctcaaaaatatcAACTTATTTTGATTACCATGAGGCTCCTTGACTTGGTTAccacagggcatctgaacacacaaaacaaatgttgaTAATTTGTATAACttcagtgttttatttaactttagaatACCCATGTGTATTGCAGGTCAAAAATGACCagccattagaaatgaatgggtgagaaaatggtcagtgtataaaatttagtccaggcacatactttttggatcagatggactgtatgcttctgtacattaaaacacacacacacacacacacaaacacaccctcacactccTCTTTGCTTCTTtgccagcccccactggaacctttccccaatagaattccctttctgacttgcatgagctcaggtcagtgaggcctgcaggcAAATGGAAGTACAAAACTGGTTATAATAGAACACAAGTTGATACAAAGGcctatcacaacattagatgataatatgtgtgttactatggatttCTAACAAGTTATAATccagcggtcatttttgaccgggaacaccAAAACTAGTAAACGTGCATAGTAAACATAaaacgaacacaacaggagggttaaaacAGGAATTCTGACTGATCAGCAGATGCCGCAGAAAGGGAAGTTAGCCTATTagtcagtcaacagccatcagacacacagatcccagatgcacccctcccctccccttacaccacCCACCATCACAACAGATCAAGTGAGAGCCCAACTaaagaaattgcgcagcaataaagcagcggggcctgacagactgtgtccaaggctactcaaggcctgtgctgctgaactggggagccactgaagcacatcttcaatttgagcctacgccttggacaagttccaacactgtggaagacatcatgtctcacccctgtgcctaagaagccacaccctagtgagcttaatgactacagacatgtcgctcttacatcacgtcatgaaaacaatggagcgactggtcttaggtatgctcagaccccaggtacgccatgcactagacccgttacagtttgcataccaggagaaagtgggcgtgaaCGATGCCATCACCTATCTTCTACACAGggcacattctcacctagacaaggggaaaagtgctgtgagaatcatgttctttgatttctcaagtgcttttaacaccatccaacccctcagactgggagacaagctcttgcagatgggtgtggacgctcacctggtaacctggattacagattacctgactgagcgaccacagttcgtcagactgaagaactgtctctctgacactgtgatcagcagcaccggaacGTCACaaggaactgtgctctctccagtcctgttcaccctgtacacatctgacttctgctacaacaccgagacatgtcacatgcagaagttttctgacgatactgcaattgtggggtgtatcaggaacgggcaggaggaggagtacaggagcctggtggaggactttgtgcaatggtgcaaactcaatcatctccaactcaacacttcaaagaccaaggagatggtggtggatttccgcaggtctaagcccactctgctaccagtccacacagagttgaagctgatttcttggagggtgatccagcacgagtgtggaaaggactccgaaccatctctggctttgaaagaaagtcccctcctatgatgaatgtgagtaaagccctccctgatgaacttaatgctttttatgctcgctttgacatgaaaaacacagactatattggactagctgcagcatgtgaagcaaatgaggatgcacctttctgtgtctctgaggtcgatgtgagcaatgcctttaggagggtaaattgtagaaaagctactggaccggatggaatttctaacagggttttgaaatcctgcgctgctcagttagctcctgtgttcacttatatctttaacacatcattggctcaagagacagttcctacttgcctcaagcagtctgttattgttccagtaccgaaaaacaaaagtcaatcatgtctgaatgactaccgcccagtagccctgacgtctacagtgatgaagtgttttgagaagcttgtgaaaaacattatctgctcatccctccctgcctccttcgacaccctccaatttgcttacagagccaacaggtctacagaggatgccatctcaaacctcatgcacaccaccttaacttacctggaggaggggaatgggaattatgtgaggatgctgttcattgactttagttcagcattcaacacaatagtacctctcaccttggtcacaaagatgaaggccttaggactgaacaccaccctgtgtcactggatatttgacttcctcaccaaccgttcacaagtggttagagtggggggtctgacatctgactcattaaccatcagcactggtgctccccaaggctgtgttttgagtccactgctgtacaacatctacacacatgactgcaaagccaacagtagtcatacctccatcatcaagtttgcagatgacacagtgatcttgggcctgattagtaacaacagtGAACAGTTGGTTGAATCCAACaactacttggatcaggttgatgaggtggcacagtggtgtcaatctaacagcttgacactgaatatcaataaaaccaaggaaatggtagtggattacagaaggcagcagcagaactacagttacaccccactaatgatcagcgggcaacctgtagagagagtcacaagttttaaataccttggtgtccacattactgaagacttaacatggactgttaacactcaatatgttctgaagaagtccagacaacgactctacttccttcagtcagctaaggaaattcaaagtttctacatccatcatgaaggccttctacacttcagcggttgagagtgttctaactggtagcatcatcacctggtatgggaactccacagttagagattgtagtactctgcagagagtagtgcgctcagctgaacgtgcactataagaactcaactccctgctctacaagatatctattccagaagagtactcctcctaagagcccaaaaagattctgaaggactcttctcatcctaacaatggattattcctaccgctgaaatcaagaagacgcctatgtagtcacaaagccagaactgagagacttcggagaagtttttatccccaagccatcctaactctgaactcacactatactgactttgcactcattcactcctcagcactcatgacccccccccccccacacacacacacacccacacccacccacccacacctacaagacttttagcacttttacatccctctccctatgctacagaccttttatttattttcttatttcatcacacgtcaaaacacacacacacacacacacacacacatatctgactttctccaacttttgcacactttttatttattatttttgatttctcctccatctgcccatgtccttgattgcctagcctttctgccccccaccccaccccatccccaacacacacacttacatcatcactgtcatcacttcacatacatacagcacactgcttgctacagtaagcctcctctacatacttgctgcacactgccccccacatacacagcacattgtcttcaggatcttctccaacacacatcctctacatacttacagcacactgcccccacctacccacacacacacacacacacacactacacacacagtcactgctccactcccctcccgcccacacacacacacacatcttcactgtcatcactcacatacattacatacagtactctgcttgcaatagtaagtccctgaccccaacacacacacttacatcatcactgtcatcacttcacatacatacagcacactgcttgctacagtaagcctcctctacatacttgctgcacactgcccccacatacacagcacattgtcttcaggatcttctccaacacacatcctctacatacttacagcacactgccccccacctacacactacacacacacacacacacacacacacagtcactgctccactcccctcccgcccacacacacatcttcactgtcatcactcacatacattacatacagtactctgcttgcaatagtaagtccctgcccccccccctacatacacagcacattatttcatcaggaagcttctccaacacacatccccaacatacttacagcacactgcccccaatacacagcacattgtctcatgaggaagcttctccaacacacatattgcacactgccctctccccacatacacagcacactatcccatctcccctgtcatccccccaacacacacaccaagacccctggcagttgggttagccccttgagccgtggatctgcccaagggttcttccttggtaagggagtttttccttgcccctgttgctcttgggtgctccttgttggtgccccccacccaatcccaatcctccccacctttcttatgcagcccttgccacttaatctactaaacccctcttctactgcactttttacccccccccccccattaatgcacaaataggctgacaccagacataatttcactgcatttcttacttccagtaactatatgcatgtgacaataaacttccttacttccttgtatccttgtatccttgtaagcacctacaagtatctgggtctccacctggacaataaactggactgttcagccaacactgatgcactctacaagaaagcgcagagcaggctgtacttcctgaggaggctgcggtccctcaatgtgtgcagcaagctcctcaggatgttctaccagtctgttgttgcaagcatcctcttctatgcagtagtatgctggggaggaagcacaaggaagaatgatgcggggcgaattgacaggctggtaaggaaagctggctctgtagtgggagctgaactggagtgcatcacttcactatctgacaaaaggaccctgaacaaactgatcaacatcttggacaatgagtgtcacccactccacagcactattgttaagcagaagagcctgatcagctggagacttcgctcactgccttgcacaacagacagactgagaaagtcatttatCCCCAGGggcattgaactgttcaatgcttcacttaagggaagaggacttctctgcatagtctgtctgcctcttcaccccctccatgtttggatactgtctgtccattagccactttttaccactagccacttttaccacggtctttctgcctcactgtttgcgtgctccCTGTTTGCATCCCTCCAtaccacagccgaactgtggccacacacaccttttcttaaaatagttaaatatgtagatatatagactttatttctgcattgttgcactgttggacttactcatttgcaccatcaccatgaacactatcaccattgcactcactcacacagagcaccttaccttactatgcacagaggatcacaggctcagtccctgcctcagtcattgcaagcgcctcggattgattaatcaccactatggggatactgtttttagaattgatttagattaagtgttagttagtataatttgtattttagtatattctttatcttcgactgtccttattgcttagttgtgtttttatattatatactttaattacttttctgctgttaatgaatgtgtgtgtgtgttgtctgtatgctactgagaccttgaatttcccctggggatcaataaagtatctatctatctattgttgAGGGATAGCCTATTTCATCATTCATGGAGGCGAGTATTGCTTTAGGTAAGGCAGACATATCTTGGCTCTTTGCATAATTGTTTAAGTATATAACGATGACAGTTCCACAAAATTCTTGagcttattttattttaagtggTCATGTGTTCTACCTTCAAATTCCAgtgacaaataaaaaacacttagaaaagaataataataataataataataataataataataaaaaacattgaTGTATCTCCCTGAATGTAGACAGTTTATTTTCCAGTTCCAACTTTGGATTTCTTTAGAGACCATGCATAAACTTACTTAGATGACTTGATAGATAAATTATTGCATCCTGCAAGAATATAGGCCTACCTTTCTACCAAAAGTCAGCCACAGCTAAAATAGGATCTTTCTGTGAATTCCAAGATGTAAGCCACCAAGTTAATGACACTAACCATTTAAAATCATGATTAACAATGACAGACAAAACATTTCTACTGGGATATCCATAGTCCAAATCAAGACTCGCAATCAATTTGGCATCAGAGATGAGCTCTGCCAAGAGCTTCATGCTTTACACCAAAACACTCTGTGTCTCATAGCTACAGCGGAGCAGCAAATGTCCCATGTAGCAAAACATCCTGCACAGTTATGCAGATCATCACAAGGTGGAAACTGGTGCCCACGGTAACCACCTTTGCGCCACTCTTGTCCCAGTGAGTGGAGTGATCCTGCGACATACTCAGTAAGGAATGCAGCTATTTAATGCTGAAGACCCATTTGAACTTATTTTCAAATAGATCCTTCAGTCTGGCTCCCATTTTCCCATACTCATTGTTCTGTTgggaacaggagagagaatgtgaggaggtaaaaaaaaaatcaataatatTTGCAAATGTAGAACATACCATAAAATGGTTGCAAGAATAGTTTGTTAGCACACAATACTTCATCTGAGTTGTACGCACTTGATGTCTAGAACATTCTACAGATCAACTttaggtgacacacacacacacacgcacgcacgcacgcacacacacacaccttattgaATGTGATGCAGTTCTTAAAGATGAGCCGCACATCAGCAACAAACTCTCCCACTTTGCTGTACTCTCCCCGAAGCTTCTTGATAATCTTGTCTATCCACATGGGCTTGCTGATGACAGCAGCATAGTTGTCAAACTGTAACAGacaaatatttgttttgattAATTTAAACATCAGATGCATCAGCTCAAACTTAACCAAAACTGaattaaaatggattcaaacGGATTCAAATGGACTTGAACCCTGAGAGAGACGAGAtaggtcaagtcaagtcatttatagcacatttaaaaacaacaggggTTGAGCCAAagtgctgaacaaagaaaaggtTAGCTAATAAGTCATAACAATAAgaccatacatctacacaaaggccatacatctacacaaactAAGTGTGATTATTTGTGGCAAGACAGCATTAGTAGCAGCGACAAGAAAATAGataagataaataaaaataaaataagaccAAAAACATAATTCTGTATTAAAAGGGGATCTGAGGTCACCCTCTTGAATAGAGCATCACACCCCAACAATAATCTCTTTGCTTAAATATTTTTCTCCTCGTTGTCAAAACTATGGATAGACCTTTGAAACTAAAGGAAAAAGAAATAGTGAATACTCTAATAGTGAAGACTCTTGGAGACACGTACAGAAGAACAGCATGTGTTTAAAGGTGCTGTACATTTTTGAGGCTGAGGCTCACTCTCCCTCAGTGGATTTCTGGTGGCGTTGTTCCTCAGATCCCCGGAACCATGGGCCGGCCCTAGTGTCATCTTTAAAGTTCCCACTCACATTAGGTCATCATTTTGGTCTTAGTAACTAATTAATTCATTTATATGACATCATACAGACTTACCTGGCCATATGCATTGCCTAAAGACAAATgctgcatgcacgcacacacacacacacaagaaaggaGTAACCCAAGGCAAAGAACACTTACAGTGAGACAAGGGTCCTGCATGAAGATGAGCTCCTTGTCTTCTTTCAACAGATACAGAAGTAGATATTGGCAGTGCTACAAATATGACAGACAAGAACACATAATCAATAACACTGACAAACCCACCCAATCAGCACAGCACAATGTTTCATTTCATTGAATGAATCTAATCTCTTAATCTATCAATGGCAGAGTATTTCGGCACTCACAAATCCGATAGCTCTGAAGAGCCAAATGTGCAGAAAATCACAAAACAACACATGCAAATTCAGAAAATATTGCCATCAATTTCAAAACACATGCATAGCATTTTAGGAAATGCTGCAAATGCacaaattataataatatataataataaaaacctaaaactaaaataataataataataataataataataataataataataataataattacaataataataataaataaataataataaaaaagaataaaataaatagcatTAAGCAACCAGAGGTAACTTGGTGAAAACAAACAGGCTTTGGCTATGACGTTAGCCGGCCAGACGAATGTGATTGAGCTCAAAGATGTTAGTCAACTTACTCACCAGCATGTTGGGTAAGATGCCGCCGTCTAGGGCCTCCTCCAGAGTCTTTGTGCGATGGCAGAACTCTTTGGCCTTCTCCACTATGCAGAAGGTGCACATCCACCGGTCTCTGTTTTGGGGAGACCAGCATACGAATACAGATATTCACATGTACAAAAAAAACGCAATTCAAACATGCATGTGGCTGTTGCCAAGTATATACAGTAGATATGGCATATAATGACGTACAAGGACAAAACATTAAGACTCAGGAAGACAACAAAGCATTAACATTGAAACATTAACACATCCTATATGTATCTTCCCCGCGTGCTACCTGTTATAATATCTAGACGTGTGTGCATTCTTACATTACGACCTCACAGCAGGACAATTGGGACTAGAAGACTCACCCAAGGTTCTGATCCAGTGAGGGTAGGTGACATGCGTGGTGGAACGACCGCGGACAGCCATCGCAGCACACCAACTCAGTGTCTTGGCAGCAGATGAAGCAGAGGTCATCGTTGTTCTGGTCGGACTGCAcatgggagggagagggagagagagagagaaagagagagattattattagggcccgagcaccgaagggtgcaaggccctattgtttttgtaaggattattattattattccacttttttgctttcctgtttttgaggtagttaacatggtcgaaaactcttgaaatttggcacacacgtcaggtgtcacgcattgcagttaggtacaagagcttgacccactgggcgtggcccagggacttcGCTAagcccccttaggtgactgatccgtggttggcaaatattttgaggtggttaacataattgaaaagtcttgaaatttggcacacacatcaggtgtcacacaaagcagctaggtaaaaaagcttggccccgggtatggcccagagactcgctagcgcccccttatgtcactgtgacttgtggttggcatatagttttagatacacacaccaaatttggggggtgtatgtaactcccaaaaaccaacaacttttgtattaacatgccattagccacgcccacaggaagtgaggtaattgagaatttgtgcgttgtggacatgatcaattttaacgtactcctcctagacagttgatccgattcatgtcaaagttggtatacatgacgccgagatgttcccgattctaaattgtgaagcttttttttgatatgttgtaatttgacaaaATGGCGAAATTGTTAATTTTAAAACCgttccacacaaacaataaatgtgtcataattcaccatgcatggcttgaaatgttttaaatttcacaggtcattaaagaccatgttaatgataatattcacatgcccataatgcatgtttggcatagcgccaccaactggcaacagaaagaatgacaattaaccttatgtcacatgatcaatttgaacatactcctcctagacggtttgtcagattaatttgaaatttggcaaacattatgccaagatgtcgctgatgttaaattgtaaATGGATTTTGGAATGTtgtaatatatttgatatgattttaatatctcaccacataaacagaaaatgtgtcataaatcacagtgcattgaatgaatggtctgaaacttctcaggttaatagatatcatgattatgatgatatccagacacccaatgggcctgcctggcatagcgccaccacctggccaagcaggaaatgtgccagaaatggacaatgccttaagtgattgatctgaaactttatgaaatattggatatcatcaTTGTAATTATATTCCCACAtataattcacatgcctagcatagcgccaccatctggccaaacaggaaatatgccagaaatgctctatgctttgaatgaatggtctgaaacttctcaggttaatagatattatcaatatgatgatatccagagacCCTATGGCCTGCCTAGCATAgcaccaccacctggccaagcaggaaaatgtgccagaaatgggtAATGCCTTTATtggttgatctgaaactttacaaaatattggatatcattactgtgatgatattcacatgtgtaattcacatgcctaatatagggccaccatctggccaaaaagtgtatcagaaatgttctttgcttaaaatgaat
This window encodes:
- the LOC125295837 gene encoding polyubiquitin-like yields the protein MARMLLQIKFLNGETYPLEVSPSDTVGELKRRIQLLSGDAPARLKLNANGTNFSNDSSTLGAIGLQSGSYIMALIQDPTPIQVFLKNEKGQTKTFDVASGETVTDFKHKVYNKERVPVDQQRLIYNGKQLEDGRKLEDYDIQSGSTIHLTLRLRGG